Proteins encoded in a region of the Scrofimicrobium sp. R131 genome:
- a CDS encoding transglycosylase domain-containing protein has translation MSGSDGPKWQNLGPGDQRPEPGSVPPPPAPGEVPFPKRRSASQRAGATGGPEPDPTGTRFPPLPKRSELNRSANPVDATVASTPAEPSRVAPSDFDGLVAGTTSEPTGTPDQPEETMTTTKPKKKSWWKRVLLGLLILFFLALVGGSALFFYLYGRTEIPQPDAFSQAQTTKVYYSDGTTEIGTFSEVNRTIIDTSTLPAYVGNAIVASEDRTFYTNSGIDVKGIARALLTNIRTGSRQGGSTLSQQYIENYYIGETTTSYRGKVKEAILALKINRTQSKQEILGNYMNTIYFGRGAYGIEAAAQAYFGIPASQLTLSQSAMLAGIIPSPSAWDPAIDPDQAKARWARVLELMVEDGWATQAEVDAATFPETIPPADPSQGATGVNAYLLQQVRNELIGRDDITPEMLDAGGYTIITTLDPTMQAAAVEAVKVMPEDTPDTVRVALSAVDNATGEILAEYPGSDYQRVQTNAVTQDISMAGSTFKPFALLSSIEQGGSVYDVYDGNSPLEIDDVEVENNDNVSFGQVDMITATQYSINTAYAQLNAKYGPQNTLDTLVKAGIPADTIGLEPNLLNVLGSAAPTNIDLNRAFATLANGGERITPHIVRTVNNSAGVPIFQADTARERVFDPKNVSAIMPALESVVDDGGTGETVAVLGRAMGGKTGTSTDQKSAHFIGFIPQITTAVSMYGVAEDGSSIALPNIGGVGQFHGSDWPADVWLAFMKSATANLPSIDFAWKVAVPTPKPSVTPTPTPTTTPSPTPTPTVTEEPEPEPEPEPEPEPEPTPEPTPTPTPTPTPTEPPATDPDQGG, from the coding sequence GTGAGTGGATCTGACGGTCCTAAATGGCAAAACCTGGGTCCGGGCGACCAGCGACCGGAGCCGGGCTCTGTGCCCCCACCCCCGGCCCCGGGTGAGGTTCCCTTTCCCAAGCGTCGGTCCGCCTCGCAACGAGCCGGAGCCACCGGAGGGCCCGAACCGGACCCGACTGGCACCAGGTTCCCGCCGCTCCCCAAGCGTTCGGAGCTGAACCGGAGTGCAAACCCGGTCGACGCCACCGTCGCCTCGACCCCTGCGGAACCGTCCCGAGTCGCCCCCTCTGACTTCGACGGCCTCGTGGCCGGGACGACTTCGGAGCCAACCGGGACCCCCGACCAGCCAGAGGAAACTATGACCACGACGAAGCCGAAGAAAAAATCCTGGTGGAAGCGGGTCCTGCTGGGCCTCCTGATCCTGTTCTTCCTGGCCCTGGTAGGCGGGTCCGCCCTCTTCTTCTACCTGTACGGCCGGACGGAGATCCCGCAGCCGGACGCCTTTTCTCAGGCCCAAACCACGAAGGTTTACTACTCGGATGGGACCACCGAGATCGGGACGTTCTCCGAGGTGAACCGGACCATCATCGATACCTCCACCCTGCCCGCCTACGTCGGCAACGCGATCGTGGCGTCGGAGGACCGGACCTTCTATACCAACTCTGGGATCGACGTGAAGGGGATTGCCCGCGCGCTGCTGACCAACATTCGCACCGGGTCCCGCCAGGGAGGGTCAACCCTCTCCCAGCAGTACATCGAGAACTACTACATTGGCGAAACCACCACCTCCTACCGGGGGAAGGTGAAGGAAGCCATCTTGGCGCTGAAGATCAACCGGACGCAGTCCAAGCAGGAGATCCTCGGCAACTACATGAACACCATTTACTTCGGGCGGGGAGCCTACGGGATCGAAGCGGCAGCGCAAGCCTACTTTGGGATCCCGGCCTCGCAGCTGACCCTGTCGCAGTCGGCCATGCTGGCCGGCATCATCCCCTCCCCCTCGGCGTGGGATCCGGCGATCGACCCGGATCAGGCGAAGGCCCGCTGGGCCCGGGTGCTGGAACTGATGGTCGAGGATGGCTGGGCCACCCAGGCCGAGGTCGACGCGGCCACTTTCCCCGAGACTATTCCCCCCGCCGACCCCAGCCAGGGAGCCACCGGGGTCAACGCCTACCTGCTGCAGCAGGTGCGTAACGAGCTGATTGGGCGCGACGACATCACGCCGGAAATGCTCGACGCGGGCGGCTACACCATCATCACCACCCTGGATCCGACGATGCAGGCTGCCGCGGTCGAAGCGGTAAAGGTGATGCCCGAGGACACTCCCGACACGGTTCGGGTTGCCCTGTCCGCGGTCGACAACGCGACCGGTGAGATTCTGGCGGAATATCCGGGATCCGACTATCAGCGGGTCCAGACCAACGCGGTCACCCAGGACATTTCGATGGCCGGGTCCACCTTCAAGCCGTTCGCACTGCTCAGTTCCATTGAGCAGGGCGGCAGCGTCTACGACGTCTACGACGGCAACTCGCCGCTCGAAATCGACGACGTCGAGGTGGAAAACAACGACAACGTCTCCTTTGGCCAGGTCGACATGATCACCGCGACGCAGTACTCGATCAACACAGCCTACGCGCAGCTGAACGCCAAGTACGGGCCGCAGAACACGCTGGACACGCTGGTGAAGGCGGGGATCCCGGCCGACACGATCGGGCTGGAACCGAACCTGCTGAACGTGCTCGGCTCGGCCGCCCCGACGAACATCGACCTGAACCGCGCCTTCGCTACCCTGGCCAACGGCGGCGAACGAATCACGCCGCACATTGTCCGCACGGTCAACAACTCGGCCGGGGTGCCGATTTTCCAGGCGGACACGGCTCGGGAGCGCGTCTTTGACCCGAAGAATGTTTCGGCGATCATGCCCGCGCTCGAATCGGTGGTGGATGACGGGGGCACCGGCGAAACCGTGGCGGTCCTCGGCCGCGCGATGGGCGGCAAGACCGGTACCTCCACCGACCAGAAGTCGGCGCACTTCATCGGCTTTATTCCGCAGATCACCACCGCGGTCAGCATGTACGGGGTGGCTGAGGACGGCTCGTCCATCGCCCTGCCCAATATCGGTGGGGTGGGTCAGTTCCACGGCTCGGACTGGCCCGCTGACGTCTGGCTGGCGTTCATGAAGTCCGCGACCGCCAACCTGCCCAGCATTGACTTTGCCTGGAAGGTCGCCGTCCCAACGCCCAAACCGAGCGTGACGCCGACTCCGACGCCCACCACCACCCCCAGCCCGACTCCGACCCCGACCGTGACGGAGGAGCCCGAGCCGGAACCGGAACCCGAGCCAGAGCCCGAGCCGGAGCCAACCCCGGAGCCCACGCCGACTCCGACCCCGACTCCAACGCCGACTGAGCCCCCGGCCACCGACCCGGATCAGGGCGGGTAG
- a CDS encoding DUF4432 family protein, whose protein sequence is MNGQVSLQVRSEDFSGVERQLASADNISVSTFRYPSGVEALRVQVGRVEAIILPFRGQQIWRYLVDGRDLTMHTHFDQPTASVDFAQSYGAFLLHCGLTGVGAPGPGDTHLHHGELPVAACGPLTLTFGGEAGENWLEVTSPFRYRVTHSYDYEVELQLRLDVTTPIVSSRVTITNHRQTALEFSYLCHLNWTMDQPLQLHQMVPDRGIEWAPHPGQDGATAALLERYAQDPKAANEVSSRVHISPEYCAVLTPTPCPDGVAEFLAVRPDGSAFWVAFHTDELPRAVRWISNTVDERAAGFCLPSTGHHFGRAQNEADGLLRSLSPGETTAIEVRFGLLDRTDAWESEVRIASVLMGQTEPK, encoded by the coding sequence ATGAACGGCCAAGTGAGCCTGCAGGTGCGCTCTGAAGATTTTTCCGGAGTCGAGCGGCAGCTGGCCTCCGCGGACAATATTTCCGTTTCCACCTTCCGCTACCCGTCGGGGGTGGAGGCGCTCCGGGTGCAGGTGGGGCGGGTGGAGGCGATTATCCTGCCGTTCCGGGGGCAGCAGATCTGGCGCTACCTGGTTGACGGCCGGGACCTGACCATGCACACCCACTTCGATCAGCCCACCGCCTCTGTGGACTTTGCCCAGAGCTACGGGGCCTTCCTGCTGCACTGCGGCCTGACCGGGGTTGGGGCACCCGGACCGGGGGACACCCACCTGCACCACGGGGAGCTGCCCGTGGCCGCCTGCGGCCCACTCACGCTCACTTTTGGCGGCGAGGCGGGGGAAAACTGGCTGGAGGTGACCAGCCCGTTCCGCTATCGGGTGACCCACTCCTACGATTACGAGGTGGAGCTCCAGCTTCGCTTAGACGTCACCACCCCGATTGTCTCCAGCCGGGTGACGATCACCAACCACCGGCAGACGGCACTGGAGTTTTCCTACCTCTGCCACCTGAACTGGACCATGGATCAGCCGCTCCAACTGCACCAGATGGTCCCGGACCGGGGAATCGAATGGGCTCCCCACCCGGGTCAGGACGGCGCCACCGCCGCCCTGCTGGAGCGGTACGCGCAAGACCCGAAGGCGGCCAACGAGGTTTCCAGCCGGGTGCACATCTCCCCGGAGTACTGCGCCGTCCTCACCCCCACCCCCTGCCCCGACGGGGTGGCCGAGTTCCTGGCGGTTCGCCCCGATGGCAGCGCGTTCTGGGTAGCTTTCCACACCGATGAGTTGCCGCGGGCAGTTCGGTGGATTTCTAACACGGTGGACGAGCGGGCGGCCGGCTTCTGCCTGCCCTCGACCGGTCATCACTTTGGGCGGGCACAAAACGAGGCCGACGGGCTGCTTCGCAGTCTCTCTCCAGGTGAGACAACCGCGATTGAGGTGCGGTTCGGCCTGCTGGACCGGACCGATGCCTGGGAGAGCGAAGTGCGGATCGCTTCGGTGCTGATGGGACAAACTGAGCCCAAGTAG
- a CDS encoding phosphatidylcholine synthase, with the protein MDSRSGLREKSAAWGVHTLTLTGVVWAVLATAAILQDQPRLMWLFLGIAIIVDAADGPLARRYEVRRHTPNFDGIILDLVVDYLTWSFIPALFLFKSGLTGGPVLSTVSFILICASSMFCYANVRMKTEDNYFRGFPAAWNIVIFYLWVLQSPWWLNLAIVVVLAALTVVPITFLHPFRVRSLRAANVTAVILWLAAATALVVTFPDRPLWAEVPWWVAGVWLVVSGLIGTRAARRQERARAQVASS; encoded by the coding sequence GTGGATAGCCGCTCGGGCCTGCGGGAGAAAAGTGCCGCCTGGGGCGTTCACACCCTGACCCTGACCGGGGTGGTGTGGGCGGTCCTGGCCACCGCGGCGATCCTGCAGGATCAACCGCGGCTGATGTGGTTATTCCTGGGGATTGCCATCATTGTCGACGCGGCAGACGGTCCGCTGGCCCGCCGCTACGAGGTGCGCCGACACACCCCCAACTTCGACGGGATTATTCTGGACCTGGTGGTGGACTACCTGACCTGGTCATTCATCCCGGCTCTGTTCCTGTTTAAGTCCGGGCTGACCGGTGGCCCGGTGCTGTCTACCGTTTCGTTTATCCTGATTTGCGCCTCGTCCATGTTCTGCTACGCCAACGTGCGGATGAAGACCGAGGACAACTATTTCCGAGGCTTCCCAGCTGCCTGGAACATCGTCATTTTCTACCTGTGGGTGCTGCAATCCCCCTGGTGGCTGAACCTGGCCATCGTGGTGGTGCTGGCAGCACTGACCGTCGTGCCGATCACTTTCCTGCACCCGTTCCGGGTCCGATCGCTCCGCGCCGCCAACGTAACGGCGGTGATTCTGTGGCTGGCGGCCGCCACCGCGCTGGTGGTGACCTTCCCGGACCGGCCCCTGTGGGCGGAGGTGCCCTGGTGGGTGGCGGGAGTGTGGCTGGTGGTGTCCGGACTGATCGGGACCCGGGCCGCCCGCCGCCAGGAACGAGCCCGAGCGCAGGTAGCTTCCAGCTAG
- a CDS encoding DUF5652 family protein: METVELTCCQSKRTRTLALVVALWDLGWKAAAIRRARQVGKSKWIIPLALLNTVGLLPIWFLRRHPVDQSSHSG, translated from the coding sequence ATGGAAACCGTAGAGTTGACCTGCTGCCAATCAAAGCGCACCCGGACCCTGGCCCTGGTGGTGGCGCTGTGGGATCTGGGATGGAAGGCCGCCGCTATTCGGCGGGCCCGACAGGTGGGGAAATCAAAGTGGATCATTCCCCTCGCGCTGTTGAACACGGTCGGACTGCTGCCGATCTGGTTCCTCCGGCGTCACCCGGTCGACCAGTCCTCCCATAGTGGATAG
- a CDS encoding sulfite exporter TauE/SafE family protein, whose product MLPVYDLSAAAWALLAVASFLIGISKTALPGLATVTVAAFASVIPARESTAVILLLLISGDLVAVWTYRHSVDWRALLRLAPPVAVGVLAGVTVLQHISDGSMKRMIGIILLVLTALTLWLMWRGNRRTAVGPPGSSFGQSPVARWAYGSIGGFTTMVANSGGPPMSLYFIASGFNMTRFLGTQAWFFFLVNLTKVPFQVGLGLHSAASLGTDLLLVAFVLAGAVVGRTIIKKINPKVFNPIIIGLTVVSSVYLLF is encoded by the coding sequence GTGCTCCCCGTCTACGATCTGAGTGCCGCTGCCTGGGCGCTTCTTGCCGTCGCCTCCTTCCTGATTGGCATTTCCAAGACTGCACTTCCAGGGTTGGCGACCGTGACGGTAGCTGCCTTCGCCTCGGTCATTCCGGCTCGCGAATCCACCGCGGTGATCCTACTGCTGCTGATCTCCGGGGACCTGGTGGCGGTTTGGACCTACCGTCATTCCGTCGACTGGCGGGCCCTGCTGCGCCTGGCCCCTCCGGTGGCGGTCGGGGTGCTGGCGGGCGTGACGGTGCTGCAGCACATCTCCGACGGCTCCATGAAGCGGATGATCGGAATCATTCTGCTGGTGCTGACCGCGCTCACGCTGTGGCTCATGTGGCGGGGAAACCGGCGAACTGCAGTGGGTCCGCCGGGAAGCTCCTTTGGGCAGAGCCCGGTAGCGCGGTGGGCCTACGGTTCAATCGGTGGCTTCACCACTATGGTCGCCAACTCCGGCGGGCCGCCAATGTCCCTCTACTTCATTGCCTCCGGCTTCAACATGACCAGGTTCCTGGGGACGCAAGCCTGGTTCTTCTTCCTGGTGAACCTGACCAAGGTTCCGTTCCAGGTGGGATTGGGCCTCCACTCGGCAGCATCGCTGGGAACCGACCTGCTCCTGGTCGCTTTCGTCCTCGCCGGAGCTGTGGTGGGGCGAACCATCATCAAGAAGATCAACCCGAAAGTGTTCAACCCAATCATCATCGGCCTCACGGTCGTCTCCTCGGTGTATTTGCTCTTCTAG
- a CDS encoding SDR family NAD(P)-dependent oxidoreductase translates to MSVALVTGASRGIGLEISRFLAGRGWDLGLIATNRGRLEEVGEALRQQHGVRVCTYPANVSDWSQLQAATTDLTEQLGPVDLLVNNAGRVDAEVPLWEADPEEWVDVIEVNLVGPFYLERLLVPSMLKRGGGIVVNLVSGAGARDWGTFTAYTASKTALIRNVGDLHVAGYSAGLRAFGIAPGVVDTEMARSLQMHADRTEFTPVERTLALLGAILDRELDPWAGTYLRASDDTVESLRQFGPARAADPLARTLGIIPVGPDDPLR, encoded by the coding sequence ATGTCGGTGGCGTTGGTGACGGGAGCCTCGCGCGGAATTGGACTGGAAATCAGCAGGTTTCTGGCCGGTCGAGGGTGGGACCTGGGGTTGATCGCCACCAACCGGGGCCGGCTGGAGGAGGTGGGAGAGGCCCTTCGACAGCAGCACGGCGTGAGGGTGTGCACCTACCCCGCCAACGTGTCGGACTGGTCGCAGCTACAGGCCGCCACCACCGATCTGACTGAACAGTTGGGGCCGGTTGACCTGCTGGTGAACAATGCCGGTCGCGTGGATGCGGAGGTGCCGCTGTGGGAGGCGGATCCCGAGGAGTGGGTTGACGTCATTGAGGTCAACCTAGTGGGTCCGTTCTACCTGGAACGGCTCCTGGTTCCGTCCATGCTGAAGCGCGGAGGTGGGATAGTTGTGAACCTGGTGAGTGGGGCTGGGGCTCGCGACTGGGGGACCTTCACCGCCTACACCGCCAGCAAGACGGCACTGATTCGCAACGTTGGCGACCTGCATGTGGCCGGGTACTCCGCTGGCCTGCGGGCCTTTGGGATTGCTCCCGGGGTGGTGGACACGGAGATGGCCCGGTCACTGCAGATGCACGCCGACCGAACGGAGTTCACGCCCGTGGAACGGACGCTAGCACTGTTGGGGGCGATCCTCGATCGTGAGTTGGACCCGTGGGCGGGGACCTACCTGCGAGCCTCGGACGACACGGTTGAGTCGCTTCGACAGTTCGGTCCCGCGCGCGCGGCCGATCCGCTGGCCCGGACGCTGGGGATCATCCCGGTCGGCCCGGACGATCCCTTGCGCTGA
- a CDS encoding MerR family transcriptional regulator, whose protein sequence is MTWTIQEVARLAGTTPRALRHYEESGLLYPNRNPINGYREYDETQLRRLQHILLLRELGLSLTDVARALADRTQESVALAFHLELLEQRREDLERQIQSVKHTLAALAGKERFVAEKAFEGFDNSQYEQEVRDRWGEQAWSSSAKWWDSKSKEEQVAWTEQVAQMGRDWRAASEDPEISPTSPAAQELARRHVEWLRSIPGTPGPQGGEVLAEYARNLAEMYVADERFAANYGGVEGAKFVRAALLAYLGD, encoded by the coding sequence ATGACGTGGACGATCCAAGAAGTTGCTCGGTTGGCGGGGACCACCCCGCGGGCTCTCAGGCACTACGAAGAGTCCGGTTTGCTGTACCCTAACCGGAACCCAATCAACGGCTACCGGGAGTACGACGAAACCCAGCTGCGCCGCCTGCAGCACATTTTGCTGCTGCGCGAGTTGGGCTTGTCCCTCACCGACGTGGCCCGGGCGCTGGCGGATCGAACCCAGGAGTCGGTGGCGTTGGCTTTTCACCTGGAACTGTTGGAGCAGCGGCGCGAGGATCTGGAGCGTCAAATTCAGTCGGTCAAACACACGTTGGCCGCGCTAGCTGGAAAGGAGAGATTTGTGGCAGAGAAGGCTTTTGAGGGCTTCGACAACTCGCAGTATGAACAGGAGGTTCGCGACCGGTGGGGTGAGCAGGCTTGGAGCTCGTCCGCCAAGTGGTGGGACTCCAAGTCAAAGGAGGAGCAGGTGGCTTGGACCGAGCAGGTGGCGCAAATGGGTCGGGACTGGCGGGCAGCCAGTGAAGACCCTGAGATCAGCCCCACCTCGCCCGCCGCGCAGGAGCTGGCCCGACGCCACGTGGAGTGGTTGCGGTCGATTCCCGGAACCCCCGGCCCGCAGGGCGGGGAGGTGCTCGCAGAATACGCGCGGAACTTGGCTGAAATGTACGTGGCTGACGAACGCTTCGCCGCCAACTATGGCGGAGTAGAGGGCGCCAAGTTCGTGCGCGCCGCCCTGTTGGCCTACCTGGGGGATTAG
- a CDS encoding YeiH family protein: MRKLAPGLALCLGATALAMLLNQVLPAVSPLIIAIVAGIALTNLIHLPAGLQPGIQFSAKKLLRWGIVFLGLKLVLSDIWGLGAPMLLVVVAVVGGGILGTILLGRVLGIHRKLSLLIGCGFSICGAAAVAGVEGVVDAEEEDVVTAVALVVIFGTLMIPLIPALGHLLGMPPEVNGLWAGASIHEIAQAVAAGEAIGHGALELAVITKLSRVLMLAPVVLILALSMRRAGNSNPDAKRPPLVPLFIIGFLAMVLLRSFVDLPEGVLAVGGFLQTALLSAAMFGLGCGVKIRELVRVGARPFVLAALSTVLVMTISGVGIFLTQL; encoded by the coding sequence GTGAGGAAACTGGCTCCGGGTTTGGCGCTCTGTCTGGGAGCCACCGCTCTGGCAATGCTCCTAAACCAGGTACTGCCGGCCGTAAGTCCGCTGATTATCGCGATCGTGGCCGGGATCGCCCTGACCAACCTGATTCACCTTCCAGCGGGGCTGCAGCCCGGAATCCAGTTCTCAGCCAAGAAACTGCTCCGGTGGGGAATCGTCTTCCTGGGATTGAAACTGGTGCTGTCCGACATCTGGGGTCTGGGGGCTCCGATGCTGCTGGTTGTGGTCGCAGTGGTTGGCGGCGGCATCCTCGGGACCATCCTGCTCGGCCGGGTGCTCGGCATTCACCGGAAGCTCTCGCTGCTGATCGGATGCGGGTTCTCCATCTGCGGCGCTGCGGCTGTGGCCGGGGTGGAGGGCGTGGTCGACGCCGAAGAAGAAGATGTGGTCACCGCGGTGGCCCTGGTGGTCATCTTTGGCACCCTGATGATTCCGCTTATCCCCGCCCTCGGTCACCTGTTGGGGATGCCTCCCGAGGTGAACGGACTTTGGGCTGGGGCTTCGATCCACGAAATTGCCCAGGCCGTGGCTGCGGGCGAGGCGATTGGTCACGGAGCCCTGGAGCTGGCCGTGATCACCAAGCTGTCGCGGGTCCTGATGCTGGCCCCGGTGGTCCTGATCCTGGCCCTGTCGATGCGCCGGGCCGGAAACAGCAACCCGGACGCCAAGCGTCCCCCGCTGGTGCCGCTGTTCATCATCGGCTTCCTGGCCATGGTGTTGCTCCGGTCATTTGTGGACCTGCCCGAGGGGGTCCTGGCCGTGGGCGGGTTCCTTCAGACGGCACTGCTCAGTGCGGCCATGTTTGGCCTCGGCTGCGGCGTCAAAATCAGAGAGCTGGTTCGAGTGGGGGCGCGCCCGTTTGTCCTGGCCGCGCTCTCCACCGTGCTGGTGATGACCATTTCCGGAGTGGGAATCTTCCTCACCCAGCTCTAA
- a CDS encoding LysR family transcriptional regulator: protein MTTWPSLFNLELFVAIVESGSIGGGARRIGIAQPHASHIVSELERSLGAPLLERRQSGSTPTELGVAYAAQARQLLEAAQHFVHWSQSHPASLHQVVLRVGASMTIAETLVPTWVAALHAEHPHIAVDLRVLNSKDVLLGIRDGALQLGLVETPHLPPDLQQRQIGTDQLVLVVAPTHPWATRTDPLTIEELARTQLVVREAGSGTRRALDEVLSPYNPVPPAQVLYSNMAVRIAVAAGGAPAVLSELAVHEQLLSGQLIEVPVEQIIPRPLAAVWKSRDRLTGAAALLIRSALSTGVAGWRKRGDSQEGPQ, encoded by the coding sequence ATGACTACCTGGCCCAGCCTGTTCAACTTGGAGCTTTTCGTTGCCATCGTTGAGTCCGGCAGCATCGGCGGCGGCGCCCGTCGGATTGGGATTGCCCAACCTCACGCCTCCCACATTGTCTCGGAGCTTGAACGAAGCTTAGGAGCCCCCCTGCTGGAACGGCGCCAAAGCGGTTCAACCCCAACTGAACTGGGAGTTGCCTATGCCGCTCAGGCTCGCCAGCTCCTTGAAGCCGCCCAGCACTTTGTCCACTGGTCCCAGTCACATCCCGCCTCATTGCACCAGGTGGTCCTGCGGGTGGGAGCCTCCATGACGATTGCCGAGACCCTGGTCCCCACCTGGGTGGCAGCTCTGCACGCTGAACACCCGCACATTGCCGTCGATCTGCGGGTGCTGAACTCCAAAGATGTCCTCCTTGGAATCAGGGATGGGGCGCTTCAACTGGGTCTGGTCGAAACTCCGCATCTGCCACCCGACCTGCAGCAAAGACAGATTGGCACCGACCAGCTGGTCCTGGTGGTCGCCCCCACCCACCCGTGGGCCACCCGAACCGACCCGCTCACAATTGAGGAGCTGGCCCGAACCCAACTGGTAGTGCGCGAGGCGGGTTCGGGAACCAGGCGCGCCCTCGACGAGGTTCTCTCCCCGTACAACCCGGTTCCCCCGGCCCAGGTGCTCTACTCAAACATGGCGGTCCGGATTGCGGTCGCGGCGGGCGGTGCCCCCGCAGTGCTTTCCGAACTGGCCGTTCACGAGCAACTCTTAAGCGGACAGCTGATCGAGGTGCCGGTGGAGCAGATTATTCCGCGCCCGCTGGCAGCCGTGTGGAAATCGCGGGACCGACTCACCGGCGCCGCCGCCCTGCTGATCCGCTCGGCCCTGTCCACCGGAGTGGCGGGCTGGCGCAAACGTGGCGACAGTCAGGAAGGACCCCAATGA
- a CDS encoding GntR family transcriptional regulator: MNRLNLKVDPHLGTPPFEQIRQHLAKMITSGQLLPQEKLPSIRQLAQDLDVAPGTVARAYSDLEASGLIESRPRLGSRVAASTSASSRLSEAAHHFISEAQAQGLDLAESKELLSRLWD, encoded by the coding sequence ATGAACCGGCTGAACCTGAAGGTGGATCCGCACCTGGGGACCCCACCCTTTGAGCAAATTCGCCAACACCTAGCCAAGATGATCACCAGCGGGCAGTTACTGCCACAGGAAAAGCTTCCCTCTATTCGACAGTTGGCCCAGGATTTGGACGTGGCGCCGGGAACGGTGGCTCGCGCCTACTCTGACTTGGAAGCGTCCGGCCTGATTGAGAGCCGTCCGCGCCTGGGGAGCCGCGTCGCCGCGTCAACCTCCGCCTCGTCCCGCCTGTCCGAGGCGGCCCACCATTTCATCTCAGAGGCACAGGCTCAAGGATTGGACCTGGCTGAATCAAAGGAGCTCTTGTCCCGGCTGTGGGACTAG
- a CDS encoding SdpI family protein, with translation MTLIFALGLALVGAVLLSVGIRAQQGRLPLAGAGGFRTPATMQSEEVWVYVHRKVGWVMTAVGSAFFLLALAGGVADARGWETPPYYWAVAISMAVLLAVTVGAKSWANRLALGYQLPESDADSPDQNGSDPEPDDPTLPRG, from the coding sequence ATGACTCTCATCTTTGCGCTCGGGCTGGCACTGGTCGGGGCGGTATTACTTTCGGTTGGAATCCGAGCCCAGCAGGGTCGGTTGCCTCTCGCCGGCGCCGGCGGCTTCCGGACGCCAGCGACCATGCAAAGCGAGGAAGTTTGGGTGTACGTTCACCGAAAGGTCGGCTGGGTAATGACCGCGGTTGGCAGCGCCTTCTTTCTGCTCGCTCTGGCTGGCGGGGTGGCTGATGCCCGCGGGTGGGAAACCCCACCCTACTATTGGGCAGTTGCTATCAGCATGGCCGTGCTGCTGGCAGTGACCGTGGGCGCGAAGAGCTGGGCTAACCGGCTGGCTTTGGGCTACCAGTTGCCCGAGTCGGACGCAGACTCGCCCGATCAGAACGGGTCGGACCCCGAGCCGGACGACCCCACCCTGCCGAGAGGGTAG